One window of Delphinus delphis chromosome 12, mDelDel1.2, whole genome shotgun sequence genomic DNA carries:
- the PCARE gene encoding photoreceptor cilium actin regulator, with the protein MGCTPSHSDIVNSVAKSGIQFFKKPKATLPGCQGPSERCSIPLLVQNSTCYDSGGGSSQGQRPEEQQSPRWIQSGAESLCQLTRDPTSGKRKDMEGLIPETKTSPSQLNKAQSYVATDVPLKRQSSHGSQGAAFSGEESEESNTRETSKWGKRPKCHRSSKQGHDCQTILPAHESEDKVDFPEPLVKAHQRAYTYLHTCLSKYEAVMSITHCATQTQELLQPMVGFLLLCFDEVNQLLGEISKDGEELLQEVKEDLAWPLKKREPQEQPDLLQQLLQYTVSKLQALSGTVASLSDSLLEGSGRYFQGAAGHLGNKLCKKKGADEHLLRVLGHLESLASGHGDPEVQGLPLCSEDSGIGADNECVQLADKLGKRASWDFVLEPAEWRPAIPPTVEAKLSRHTWQQSPFWMGSARPQDCPLSRPLTAKVQPAVQGGSGSPWPSSTGPENTASRPWGLGQSAPCDSPGIRISREAHFPKGSRLMDTPPLSECEDSSPEAEEDKESCLSLRAGQGSASHARPRSSPAGGAESLFQPHPRRLRSPQDEEMILKMKEAISERIKFVPLPSEHQEWIEEEERTVVAPRPNTASDSRKAPSRQRRSQSEGCLKSHVEDPTLQELRRVQRDLSQRLEALCTRDTRRQGHSQKQVLQPRATALRPDHYCKVTPSSTISKLKASLTKNFSILPSQSTLQKCCPHPEGEQPWPGKAEGLPNVMPSGERASEAPRARDWNIKSCPTRTSVKKLIETFSPTEGLRTLGDSKDSGPSPCPRKWGVPTMPPRFPIYRGLAPLYPKPRISPAAGGESLRMGPGWRPFAPTFPPLLTAEASKSEDLNCETEENPEHLPPPPLEILMDKSFTSLEPPENSNLAESSLEGTHVPGLGGAGPARRTWASPKLRAAMSPSDLLPSKSTATLSRARSTEPGRSKSSCNPGKLALDLSHPPAASGNPEVQGSRAQSQARADRATGLSKHPRKVIHWHHSSHTSGQGRTSEPSLARPMRGPHSPEAPRQNQDRSPVLVRKASPTRAHWTPRVDKRHSSVPPTHRPAQPSVPCVHRSPSPPLSPPASPRMLSPPTVKKRASPPPQHKLSTPPSASPPARHKVSSPPAQCTEASSPASGPSPSPPASPSQGPKETRDSEDSRAATAKASGNTCSIFCPAISSLFEAKSPFSTVPQLTPPSLPPEAGGPCGTPTGCWRSSSGPRLRADSQRGTALCALNPQPFIRRTASDCQPGIRLHLPVPGTTSDACESQLGQSSSEESPKDTEPWNSPCAPEPKGGSRGAPPPELCVLGHGLQREASASHAQDKRQQKEVA; encoded by the exons ATGGGATGTACACCTTCCCACAGTGATATTGTTAACAGCGTTGCTAAGAGTGgcatccagttttttaaaaagcccaaagCAACTCTGCCAGGATGTCAGGGGCCCAGTGAAAGATGCTCCATCCCTTTGCTGGTTCAAAACTCCACCTGCTATGACTCTGGAGGGGGCTCGTCCCAGGGACAGAGGCCAGAAGAGCAGCAAAGTCCCCGGTGGATCCAATCCGGGGCTGAAAGTCTTTGTCAGCTCACCAGAGATCCCACTTCGGGCAAAAGGAAAGACATGGAAGGACTGATCCCAGAAACCAAAACCTCCCCATCCCAGCTGAACAAAGCACAGAGCTACGTGGCTACAGACGTTCCACTCAAGAGACAGAGTTCCCATGGATCACAAGGGGCGGCCTTTTCTGGGGAAGAGAGTGAGGAAAGCAATACCCGGGAGACTTCCAAATGGGGAAAGAGGCCAAAATGTCACAGGTCGAGCAAACAGGGCCATGACTGCCAAACCATCCTTCCTGCCCACGAGTCTGAAGACAAAGTAGACTTCCCTGAGCCCCTGGTGAAGGCCCACCAGCGTGCTTACACCTATCTGCACACCTGCCTCTCCAAATACGAAGCAGTTATGAGCATCACCCATTGCGCCACGCAGACCCAGGAGCTGCTGCAGCCCATGGTCGGCTTCCTGTTGCTGTGTTTTGATGAGGTCAACCAGCTCTTAGGGGAAATCTCCAAGGATGGAGAAGAGCTCCTCCAGGAAGTTAAGGAGGATCTGGCTTGGCCTTTGAAGAAAAGAGAGCCCCAGGAGCAGCCAGATCTCTTGCAGCAGCTTCTGCAGTACACAGTTAGCAAGCTGCAGGCGCTCAGCGGCACGGTGGCCTCGCTCTCTGACAGCCTCCTGGAGGGCTCCGGCCGCTACTTCCAAGGCGCCGCGGGCCACCTGGGAAACAAGCTGTGCAAGAAGAAGGGTGCGGATGAGCACCTCCTCAGGGTTCTGGGGCACCTGGAGAGCTTAGCGAGTGGCCACGGTGACCCTGAAGTGCAGGGCCTACCCTTGTGCTCTGAGGACAGTGGCATCGGTGCTGACAATGAGTGTGTGCAGCTGGCAGACAAACTGGGCAAGCGAGCCAGCTGGGACTTCGTGCTGGAGCCTGCAGAGTGGAGGCCAGCGATTCCACCCACAGTGGAGGCCAAGCTGTCCAGACATACCTGGCAGCAAAGCCCATTCTGGATGGGTTCAGCCAGACCCCAGGACTGCCCGCTCTCCAGGCCTCTTACAGCAAAGGTTCAGCCAGCAGTGCAGGGTGGATCGGGGAGCCCCTGGCCCTCCAGCACAGGCCCAGAAAATACTGCCTCCAGGCCTTGGGGGCTGGGCCAAAGTGCTCCGTGTGATTCCCCTGGGATCAGGATCTCCAGGGAAGCACACTTTCCTAAAGGCTCCAGGTTGATGGACACTCCGCCCCTCAGTGAATGTGAGGACAGCAGCCCAGAAGCGGAGGAAGACAAAGAGAGCTGCCTGAGTCTGCGCGCGGGGCAGGGAAGCGCTTCCCATGCAAGGCCTCGGTCTTCACCTGCCGGTGGTGCCGAAAGCCTATTTCAACCACACCCCCGGAGGCTTAGGAGCCCCCAGGACGAGGAAATGATTCTGAAGATGAAGGAAGCAATCAGTGAAAGGATCAAGTTTGTCCCCCTGCCCTCTGAGCACCAGGAATGGATcgaggaagaggagagaaccGTGGTGGCCCCAAGACCGAACACGGCCAGCGACAGCAGGAAGGCCCCCTCAAGGCAGAGGAGGTCCCAATCTGAGGGGTGTCTGAAGAGCCACGTGGAGGACCCCACGCTCCAGGAGCTGCGGAGGGTCCAGAGAGACCTCAGCCAGAGGCTGGAGGCGCTTTGCACCCGGGACACCCGACGGCAGGGGCACAGCCAGAAGCAGGTTCTGCAGCCCAGGGCAACAGCGCTGAGGCCTGACCACTACTGCAAGGTCACCCCAAGCAGCACCATCAGCAAGCTGAAGGCGTCCCTCACCAAGAACTTCAGCATTTTGCCAAGTCAGAGCACCTTGCAGAAATGCTGTCCCCACCCTGAGGGAGAACAGCCCTGGCCGGGAAAAGCTGAGGGGCTTCCAAACGTCATGCCATCAGGTGAGAGGGCCAGTGAGGCTCCCAGGGCCCGGGACTGGAACATCAAGAGCTGTCCTACCAGAACATCGGTCAAGAAACTCATtgaaactttcagtcccaccgAGGGTCTAAGGACACTGGGGGATTCCAAGGACTCTGGGCCGAGCCCCTGCCCCAGGAAGTGGGGGGTCCCCACCATGCCTCCCAGATTCCCCATTTACAGGGGACTTGCCCCTTTGTATCCAAAGCCTCGAATTTCTCCAGCAGCAGGTGGAGAATCTCTCAGGATGGGCCCAGGCTGGAGGCCCTTTGCTCCCACCTTTCCCCCTCTGCTCACAGCAGAAGCGTCCAAGAGTGAGGACCTCAACTGTGAAACAGAGGAGAACCCAGAGCATCTCCCTCCACCGCCTCTGGAAATCCTGATGGACAAATCATTCACTTCCCTTGAGCCCCCAGAAAACAGCAATCTAGCAGAGAGCTCCCTTGAAGGGACCCACgtgccagggctgggaggggctggcccCGCCCGGAGAACGTGGGCTTCCCCAAAGCTAAGAGCCGCCATGAGCCCCTCTGACCTGCTGCCCAGCAAAAGCACGGCCACCCTCTCCAGGGCCCGCAGCACAGAACCAGGGAGAAGCAAGAGCAGCTGCAATCCCGGAAAGCTCGCCTTGGACCTCAGTCACCCACCAGCAGCCAGCGGGAACCCAGAGGTGCAGGGCAGCAGGGCTCAGAGTCAGGCACGAGCGGACAGGGCCACAGGCCTCTCCAAGCATCCCCGGAAGGTCATCCACTGGCACCACTCCAGCCACACATCTGGGCAGGGCAGGACCTCGGAACCCAGCCTGGCCAGGCCAATGCGAGGGCCGCATTCTCCCGAGGCCCCAAGGCAGAACCAAGACAGAAGCCCCGTGCTGGTCAGGAAGGCCTCTCCCACGAGGGCACACTGGACACCCAGAGTGGACAAGAGGCACTCAAGCGTGCCCCCCACTCACAGACCTGCCCAGCCAAGTGTGCCCTGTGTGCACAGGTCCCCCAGCCCACCGCTCAGCCCTCCAGCGAGCCCCAGGATGCTAAGCCCCCCAACAGTGAAGAAacgagcctcccctcccccccagcacAAACTGTCCACCCCTCCCTCGGCAAGCCCACCCGCTCGGCACAAGGTCTCCAGCCCCCCTGCCCAGTGCACAGAAGCCAGTTCCCCTGCCTCtggcccctccccatctcccccagcATCTCCCAGTCAGGGGCCCAAGGAAACAAGAGATTCTGAAGACAGTCGGGCAGCCACGGCCAAAGCATCCGGGAACACATGTTCCATCTTCTGTCCAGCCATCTCCTCTCTGTTCGAAGCTAAGTCACCATTCTCaacagtaccccaactcaccccACCATCGCTGCCACCTGAAGCTGGAGGTCCTTGTGGGACCCCGACAGGATGCTGGAGGAGCAGCTCAGGGCCACGACTGAGGGCGGACTCACAGCGAGGGACAGCCCTGTGTGCCCTCAACCCTCAGCCTTTCATCAGAAGGACAGCTTCTGACTGCCAGCCGGGCATCCGCCTTCACCTGCCTGTCCCGGGCACCACCAGCGACGCTTGTGAATCCCAGCTTGGCCAGAGCAG CAGCGAGGAGAGCCCCAAGGACACAGAGCCATGGAACAGTCCCTGTGCCCCAGAACCGAAGGGCGGCAGCAGGGGTGCACCACCCCCAGAGCTCTGCGTGCTGGGCCACGGGCTGCAGCGGGAGGCCAGCGCCAGCCATGCCCAGGACAAGCGTCAGCAGAAGGAAGTGGCCTGA